GCGGCGCCGTTCATCGCGGTCCTGTGCCGCGGAAGCGGAGCCGGCCGTTGTCCTGCTCGAATTGCAGCGTCCCGCCCGCGATCCCGAGGTCGGCGGCGTCGATGCGGAAGAGGCCGTCGTCTCGCACGATCTCCTGCATCTGCGGGTCGCGGGGGTCGATGAGGAACCCGTCGACGAGCGCGTATTCCGTCTGGTAGCGGGCGGACGCCGCGCCGGCGCGCGCCATCTGCCCGACGAGGATGACCTGCCGCTCCCCCAGTGTCGTGCGGAAGTGCCCGACGACGTACACGTGATCCGCCCGCAGCAGCACGCGCACCGACTCCACGCCCTCGACGGGCGGTGTGCCGCCCGCCAGCCGGTCGAAGGACGCCTCGTCGACGGACCGCCATCCGCCGGGCTCGGCGACGGCCACCGTCCGCAGATCGCGCAACCGCGCGCCGGCCCACTCGATGTATTGCCGCAGTGGTCCCTTGCGGATCTCCTCCCAATTTTCCGACACCGTGTACAGCGCCAACTCCTGGTCCTGCGGGCTCTTCCCTTGGAGGACGGCCTGGTGGCGCTCCTCCGCTTCCCGGAAGGCCTGCAGAAGGTCGCGATACGCGACGAGTTCCTGGCGCCGCGCCTCGAGGGTGCGGTACGCGGCCGCCGTCGCCTTCAACTGCTCAAGGTCCTTGCGGACCACGTCGCGGACCATGACGGCGTTGGCGATCGTGTCGACGAGGCTCTCGCCGCTGAAGACGGCGCCGGCGTATCCCTCGGCCGCGTAGAGGCTGTAGAACCGGATCTTCTGGCGCGCCGGGCCCAGCCGCGCCTCGTAGGCGCGGCGCGCGGCGTCCACCTGAGGCTCGAGCGCGCGGATGCGCGCGTCCGTCTCTCGGAGCTGGCCGGCGAGGATGTCGAGGCTGGTCTGCGTCGTCTGGCCCTGGACGTCCTTGAGGAAATAGAGGAACACGCCGGTGATGTGCGCGTCCGCGGGAGGCGCGGCCACCAGCAGGGCGAGCGTCAGGGCCGCCGCGGCGACGGCTCCCCGGTGCCAGCGGGGCTTCACGTCCACATCCCCTCCTGGCGCAGGGCGCGGAGCACGGCCAGCCCGGCGCCCAGCGCGCCCAGGGCGGCGCCGGACGCCAGGCAGAGCGCGACCCACGCGCCCGCGCCGCCCGCCGCCGGGTGGGGCAGGAACGGCATCAGCGCCGTGGCCCCGGAGGCCAGCGCGCTCGTGACGACGACCAGCGCGAGCGCGGCTAGCGTCCCCCCGGCGAGCCCGAGCAGCGCCCCCTCAAGGAGGAACTGGCCCCAGATGCGCGCGGGCGGCACGCCCATGAGGGCCTTGATCCGCACCTCGCTGGCGCGCGCGAGAAGCGCCAGTTGCCAGGTGACGGCACTCACGAGGAGCGCCAGAAGGCCGAAGCCTGCACCGGCGGCCCACCCCACGCGCCCGAGCCAGCCGGCGAGGCGCAGGAGTGGCGTCAGGTACCGCTGGCCGTAGACGACCTGGTCGACGCCCCCAAGCCCGGAGATCTCCCTGACGAGCGGGGCGATGGCGGCCGGGTCGGCCACCTCGACGTCGATGCTGTCCGGGAAGGGGTTGTCCGCGAAGACCTCGCGCAGGTCGACCTGGCTCGAAAACGCCTGTTCCATGCGGGCGAAGGTCGTCTCGCGCGGCACCACGGTCGCCGCCCTCACCCCGTCGAGCTTCTGGATGCGCGCGGCCAGTGCCGAGGCGTCCGCCCCGTCCGCGACGATGACGCGCATCTTCGCCTGCTCGCGCAACAGCGTGACCAGCGCCCTCGTCTCCCGCGACGCCACAGCGACGCCGCTGACGAAGAGCACCGCCAGCGCCGTCATGAGGATGAGCGCCACGGCCGGCAGGACGTTGCGCGACGTGCCCTCGCGCACGTCCCGGAGCATGTAGAGCCACGGCCATAGGTTCAGCCTGGCGCGCCCGGCCACGGCCGCGGGGGCCGCACCGTCGCCCGCTCCCGGTCCGCCCTTCACCGGCGCGCTCATGAGAGCGCCGCCTCCTTCCCGCTCCCGCGGCGGGGCCAGGCCGCGTCGTCGACGACGCGCCCGCCCTCGACGCGCAGCACCCGCTCGCCCGCCCAGGCGAGGAGCTCCTGGGAATGCGTCGCGATGAGGATCGCCGGCCGCCACTCGCGGTGGATGGCGCGGAAGATGTCGAAGACGCGCCGGGCCGTGTCGAGGTCGAGGTTGCCGGTGGGCTCGTCCGCGAGCACCACCGGCGGCCGGTGGATGAGCGCGCGGGCGATGCCGACGCGCTGCTGCTCGCCACCCGAAAGCTCGGCCGGAAACCGGCGCGCGAGCTCCTCCAGTCCGACGGCCGCGAGCATGCGCCGCGCGGCGTCGGCCGCTTCCCTTGGTGGGAAGCCGAGGATCTCGGCACCGTACGCGACGTTCTCCAGGACCGTCTTCCGCGGCAGGAGCTCAAAGGACTGGAACACGAGGCCCATGCGCCGCCGGATGCGGTGCGCCGGCACGCGCGCCAGGTCCTGGCCCAGCACCCGCACGACGCCCGCGTCCGGCCGCACGGCGCCGTAGAAAAGTTTGAGAATCGTCGACTTGCCGGCGCCCGACGGGCCGGTGAGGAACGCCCACTCCCCGGGCATGAGGGTCAGGTCGACGTCGCGTAGCACGGGCCGCTCCGCGCGCCCGTACGCCTTCGACACGCCGGCGAGCTGGAGCGCCGATCCGTCGCGATCCATTCCCCTAACCTCCCCCGCCGCCCCCGCGCAGCGCTTCACGGGCGCGCGTCAACAGGTCCGGGAGCGCCTGCGCGCCCTTCCTCGCCGCGGCCCAGTCGCCCTTGAGAAAGCCCAGCTCCACGAGGCCCATGTTGTACCACAGCCGGCCGGCGAGATCGGGGTCGACCGTGTCCACCTGCGGATACGCGGCGTGGATGACCTGGTCGACGGGCTGCCACACGGCCTTGGCCTGGCTGTAGCGGCCCTCGTCCAGGAGCTTCGCCACCTGGCGCGCGCCGGCGACGGCGTCGTCCCAGCGAGCGTCGGACAGGCCGCCGCCGCAACCCGCGACGAGCACGGCCGCGAGGGCCGCCAGCGCCAGCATCCGCCGCATCAGCGGCCGCTCTCCTCGATCAGGCGCCGCACCTGCCGGACGATGACGCCCTCGTCCGCATCGGACTGGATGTAGAGTCGCTGCCGGCCCTGGGCGTCGATGAGGAAGAAGCCGGTGTCGTGCTCGCCGTTCGCGCCGTAGGTACCGACCAGTTGCTCGACGACCGTCACGTGGTACGCCGACCAGACCGGCCGCAGCTGCTCCAGGGTGCCCGTGAGGAAGTCCCACTGCCGGGGCGCGTGCGCGGGATCCTCCTGCGCGATGGCGGCCGGTTCGCCGACGCGGTCGAGCCACGGGTCGACGGAGATGGCGACCAGCGCCAGCCGCGCCGCGTCCGCGCCCAGCCTCCGTTGGATGTCGCCCATGACGCGGAGCGTGGTGGGGCAGACGTCCTTGCAGTGGCCGTCCAGGAAGGTGAGGAGGACGACGCGCCCCCGATAGTCCGCCAGCGAGACGGAACGGCCGTGCTGGTCGGTGAGCCGGAAGGACGGTGCCGGCGAGCCGCCCAGCGAGGTGCCGGCATAGGCGTCCAGCTGGGCGCGGCCGCGCGTGCCCGCGAGGAACGCGAGGATCACGAGCGCCCACAGGGCCCACCGCAGGCGGACGAGCGCGCGGCGCGGCCCGCGTGGCCCGCGTGCCCTGGCGTCCGCGACGTCACCGCCCGCGCGTGGCATAGCGGTAGTCGACCTCCTCGACGCCCGCCACCCCTCCGACGCCCAGGCCGGCGCCCGCCTCCGCCGCGCGCGCCTCCGCCGCGCGCTCCGCGATTCCCCAGAGGTAGAACGCGCGCAGGAAGACGCTGATGTACACCGCGCCCGCGAACAGCTTCATCACGACGCCGCCCAGCTGCTGGTCCGCGAGCGGATCGAGCCAGCTGATGCGCGGGGCATGGACGTACCAGTCGTAATAGGGAACGCTACCGAACGTGATGAACGCGAAGACGGGCGTCATCGCCAGGCCATCGAGGAACACGTACGCCATCTGCGCCGGGTAGCGCAGCGGCGGCATCTCCGGCAGGGGGCTGAACACGCGCGACCACGCGAAGCACCCGGTCATAAGAAGAAGGAGGTGCTCCAGCGCGTGGAGGGCCGGATTGGCCAGCGCGGCCTGGTAGATCGACGGCACGTGGTAGACGGTGAAGACGCCGTTGAAGACGAAGACCGACACGATCGGATAACAGAAGAACCGCAGGAGCTTCCAGCCGAGGACGGCCAGTACGCGCGGCCACGTCTTTTGGGGCAGCGCCCGCAACGAACCGCGCACCCACTCCGGCACGGGCGGGAAGCGACGGTTCAGGCCCAGAAGGAGCAGAGGCGGCGCGAGGAAGCCGATCATCATGTGCTGGAGCATGTGCACCCAGAAGAGGTACAGTTCGCCGATCTCGTCGATCGGCGACTCCAGCGCGATGAACAGGACCAGCAACCCGGCGTAGGTCCACGCGGGGTGGCCCATCTTCCGGTCCGGGTAGGCTCGGTTCGAGTGGCGGACGAGCCACGTGTACAGCGCGGTGGCCACGCCGAGGCTGACGAGCACCGGCGGCTGCCAGGTCCACATGAGCCACAGGTGGCTGTTCACGACGCATCACTCCCGGGCCGGGTCCGGCCGCCAGCGATTATAACCCTCAAGGCGCGGGCCCATCCAGCAACGAACGGCCAATCCTGGAACGGACCGCGCGCCGGGAAAGAAAAACGCGCCCCTCGGCCGAACGCGAGAAGCGCTGCGACGGTGACAAACGCAATGGGCTCGCAGGGAATCGAACCCTGAACCTACCGGTTAAAAGCCGGTTGCTCTGCCGGTTGAGCTACGAGCCCGCCGCGATTATCCCCCACTTCGCCGGCAAAGTCAAAGCGCGGCGGATGTGGAACCGTGCCACGCGCCGCGCCCCCGCGCCGGGGATGGCGATCGGCGCGCTCGTCGCCGCGTCAGGAATGCCGCGAGCGCCAGACCACGTAGGAATAGACCATCGTGGACAGGCTGGCCGCGATCACGAGGACGATGGCGGCCACGGCCCACGGCGCGCTGACAAACCCCGCCAGCATCATCACCACGCCCGACGCGACGAACGCATAGGCGGCGAAGCGGTGCGTCCGCCGCCAGACCTCCTCGTCCGAGAGGGTCCACGGCGTGCGGATGCCGATGAACCAGTTGGGCTTGAGCTGTCCCATGACGTTGCCGACGACCACGAGGAGCGCCCCGACCGCGAAGGGTACGACGCGGTCCATCGGAACCGGATGGCCGGCCCCGGCGAGGAGCCCCGCCGCCGAGATCGCGGTCATCACAAGCGCCCCGCCGGCGCGCATCACGCCGAGGGCCGGCGCGAAGCGGGCGTAGTTCCCGCGGAGCGGGTCGAAGCCGGGCACCACCCAGAGCAGCCCGTACACGAAGGCGGGCAGGGCGAGATACAACAGCACGGCCAGGGCCTTCGGCATCGTGCCGTTCACCTGGCCGTGGATGTCCCAGTGCGTCGGCATCTGCGGCGGGAACTGGGCGTACGAGGCCGCCGCGTACACCGCGAGGGCCACCCAGGCCGCGAGGAACAGGCCGTCCAGCACGGTGTAACGTCGCACGCGTTCATTCATGATGAGGATCGCCCTCTCTCATCGACTTCACGCCGTCCTCTCCAGCAAGATCGAGCAGCCATGCGAGCACTTCCTGGAACACCGTGGTGTTCAGCGAGTACACGACGAACTGGCCCTGCCGCCGGTCCTCCACCATCCCCGCCTGCTTGAGGATGCTGAGGTGGTGCGAGATGCTGGCCGCCGTGGTGGGGAATTCGGCCGCGATCTCGCCCGCCGTGCGGTCGCCCAACTTGAGCAGCTGCAAGATCCGGCGGCGTGTCGGGTCGGCGAGCGCCTTAAAGATGGCTTGGTTCAAGCGTCGCTGCGCCTCCCGTCGACTCTGCCGCGCCCTGCCCGGCATGTCTCGCGCGATGGCTCGCCACGACTCGCGACGATGCTCGCGCCGATCCCAGGGGAGCGGATCGCGTCAGAGCCAGAGAATTAGACAGATGTCTAATTACATGGTATGCAGGGAGCCGCGACATGACAAGAGGTCGGCCAGCGCGCTGGAGAAACAAAAAAACCTGGCTGGGGCGCCAGGATTCGAACCTGGAAATGGCGGATCCAAAGTCCGCTGCCTTACCGTTTGGCTACGCCCCAACGCCGAAATCTTTGGGGTGAGTGAGGGGACTCGAACCCCCGGCCTCCAGGGCCACAACCTGGCGCTCTAACCACTGAGCTACACCCACCGTGTAACCTGGCGCGCCCGGCAGGATTCGAACCTGCGGCCCGCTGCTTAGAAGGCAGCTGCTCTGTCCGGCTGAGCTACGGGCGCCAACAAATTGGAGCGGGAGACGGGAATCGAACCCGCGTAACCAGCTTGGAAGGCTGGGGCTCTACCATTGAGCTACTCCCGCTCATCCAAACGCGTGCTGAACTGTGCAAACTGGTCGGAGCGGCGGGATTTGAACCCGCGACCTCGTGCGCCCAAGGCACGCGCGCTGCCAAGCTGCGCCACGCTCCGCGTCGCAAAGCACCGTTTATTGTACTTCGCGTGGCGCATGGCGTCAAACGCTCGAAGCCGCGAGATTTCAAGTGTTTGCGCGTCCTTGCGCGCGCCGCACAGGAGCCTACTGCGCCGCCCCCCGCACCTGCGCGAACGACTGCAGCAGCGCGGGCCAGCTCGCGTCGTCCTCGAAGCCGAGCCGCCACATGATGGCGCCGCCGAGGTTGTACTGCTGGACGAGCGCGATCTTCTGTTGAATCGCGACCGTGTCGTTGTAGTAGTACGTGTACGTCACGCCGTCGGAAAGCTTGACCGTGAACGTGACCTCGCCCTCGGCCACGCGCTGCGGCGTGATCCCCAGCGACGCGGCCGTCTTGGCGGCGTCCCAGGCCGCCGTGGCCTTGGCGCGCCCGCCGTTGTTCGGCCAGAGGTAGGCGTACGTGGGGATGCCCACCAGCACCTTTCGCGACGGGATCTGCGACACCGCGTACTTCACCACGTTGCGCACCCACGAGATCGGCGCGATCGGCCCTGGAGGCCCGCCGACCCAGTGGTAGTCATACGTCATCAACATGATGTAGTCGGCGATCCGGCCGAGCGCGGCGTAGTCGTAGACGCCGCTCACGGAGTTCGTCGGGGAGTCGGACGTCTTCGCCCACACGGACAGCGTGACGATCTTGCCGAGCGGGTGGAGCGCGTCGGCGATCTCCTGCACGAATTGCGTGAACTTCGGCCGCAGCGAGGCGTCGACGTACTCCATGTCCAGGTTGATGCCGGCGTAGCCCTGGTTCACGACGTCGACGATGTTCTTGACGGCGGCCGCGCGCGCGTCAGGATTCTGCAAAAGCTTGTTGTTCGCGTCGCGGGAGTGCGCGGCGAACATGGCGAGCATCGGCTTGCCTGTCTGCGCGTCCCACTCCATCGTGCGCGGGCTGCTGTAGCCGGCCAACGAGCCGTCCGCTCCGAGACTGTACCCGGTGTAGACGATGAAGTCGAGGCTGGCGCCGTGCTTGAGCAGCGTCTGATAGCCGTAATCCGTGTTCACGTAGTATGCAGCGAAGAACGGCTCCTCGCCCAGCGGCTTCGGCTGCGGCGTCGGCACCGGGGTCGGGTTGACCTCGTTGCGCACCTGCATGAACCGGTCGAGCATGGTGAGGGCCTCGGCGCGCGTGGCCGTGTCGTTCGGAGCGAAGCGGACCTTCTGGCCCGGCAGCCCCGGCTCCCCCATCACGATGAACTTCGACACCGCGGCCGCCGCGGGCAGCGCCCAGGACGGGATCTTGTCGCCGTCCGCGAAGATGGCGAACCAGCGGGACTCCGCCGGCACGCCGAGCTGCATGAGCGAACGCCCGAAGAGCGTCGCCAGTTCCGCGCGGGTGATCGTCGCCGACGGCCGGAACGTCTTGTCCGGGTAGCCCTGAACGAGCCCGGCGGCGTACGCGGCCGCGATGGCGCCCTGGTACCGGGCGGGAACCGCGCTCCAATCCTTGAAGGGAGGTTTGGGGGCGGACGAGGCGTCGAGCTCAAGCGCCCGCGACAACCAGACGGTG
This genomic window from Clostridia bacterium contains:
- a CDS encoding ABC transporter ATP-binding protein; translated protein: MDRDGSALQLAGVSKAYGRAERPVLRDVDLTLMPGEWAFLTGPSGAGKSTILKLFYGAVRPDAGVVRVLGQDLARVPAHRIRRRMGLVFQSFELLPRKTVLENVAYGAEILGFPPREAADAARRMLAAVGLEELARRFPAELSGGEQQRVGIARALIHRPPVVLADEPTGNLDLDTARRVFDIFRAIHREWRPAILIATHSQELLAWAGERVLRVEGGRVVDDAAWPRRGSGKEAALS
- a CDS encoding SCO family protein, coding for MPRAGGDVADARARGPRGPRRALVRLRWALWALVILAFLAGTRGRAQLDAYAGTSLGGSPAPSFRLTDQHGRSVSLADYRGRVVLLTFLDGHCKDVCPTTLRVMGDIQRRLGADAARLALVAISVDPWLDRVGEPAAIAQEDPAHAPRQWDFLTGTLEQLRPVWSAYHVTVVEQLVGTYGANGEHDTGFFLIDAQGRQRLYIQSDADEGVIVRQVRRLIEESGR
- a CDS encoding cytochrome c oxidase assembly protein, translated to MNSHLWLMWTWQPPVLVSLGVATALYTWLVRHSNRAYPDRKMGHPAWTYAGLLVLFIALESPIDEIGELYLFWVHMLQHMMIGFLAPPLLLLGLNRRFPPVPEWVRGSLRALPQKTWPRVLAVLGWKLLRFFCYPIVSVFVFNGVFTVYHVPSIYQAALANPALHALEHLLLLMTGCFAWSRVFSPLPEMPPLRYPAQMAYVFLDGLAMTPVFAFITFGSVPYYDWYVHAPRISWLDPLADQQLGGVVMKLFAGAVYISVFLRAFYLWGIAERAAEARAAEAGAGLGVGGVAGVEEVDYRYATRGR
- a CDS encoding SdpI family protein, with product MNERVRRYTVLDGLFLAAWVALAVYAAASYAQFPPQMPTHWDIHGQVNGTMPKALAVLLYLALPAFVYGLLWVVPGFDPLRGNYARFAPALGVMRAGGALVMTAISAAGLLAGAGHPVPMDRVVPFAVGALLVVVGNVMGQLKPNWFIGIRTPWTLSDEEVWRRTHRFAAYAFVASGVVMMLAGFVSAPWAVAAIVLVIAASLSTMVYSYVVWRSRHS
- a CDS encoding winged helix-turn-helix transcriptional regulator, with amino-acid sequence MNQAIFKALADPTRRRILQLLKLGDRTAGEIAAEFPTTAASISHHLSILKQAGMVEDRRQGQFVVYSLNTTVFQEVLAWLLDLAGEDGVKSMREGDPHHE
- a CDS encoding S-layer homology domain-containing protein, producing the protein MSLGRRIAAVALAAALICGWVAPAAAQSGAGQDFTDINGHWAAATIQAMLAAGIVEPSADGRFYPDKPVTRLDFTVWLSRALELDASSAPKPPFKDWSAVPARYQGAIAAAYAAGLVQGYPDKTFRPSATITRAELATLFGRSLMQLGVPAESRWFAIFADGDKIPSWALPAAAAVSKFIVMGEPGLPGQKVRFAPNDTATRAEALTMLDRFMQVRNEVNPTPVPTPQPKPLGEEPFFAAYYVNTDYGYQTLLKHGASLDFIVYTGYSLGADGSLAGYSSPRTMEWDAQTGKPMLAMFAAHSRDANNKLLQNPDARAAAVKNIVDVVNQGYAGINLDMEYVDASLRPKFTQFVQEIADALHPLGKIVTLSVWAKTSDSPTNSVSGVYDYAALGRIADYIMLMTYDYHWVGGPPGPIAPISWVRNVVKYAVSQIPSRKVLVGIPTYAYLWPNNGGRAKATAAWDAAKTAASLGITPQRVAEGEVTFTVKLSDGVTYTYYYNDTVAIQQKIALVQQYNLGGAIMWRLGFEDDASWPALLQSFAQVRGAAQ